From Chionomys nivalis chromosome 21, mChiNiv1.1, whole genome shotgun sequence, a single genomic window includes:
- the Chmp1a gene encoding charged multivesicular body protein 1a, translating into MFLPLLNALQTMFTAKQLEKLAKKAEKDSKAEQAKVKKALQQKNVECARVYAENAIRKKNEGVNWLRMASRVDAVASKVQTAVTMKGVTKNMAQVTKALDKALSAMDLQKVSAVMDRFEQQVQNLDVHTSVMEDSMSSATTLTTPQEQVDSLIVQIAEENGLEVLDQLSQLPEGASAVGESSVRSQEDQLSRRLAALRN; encoded by the exons ATGTTTCTGCCACTTTTAAATGCCTTACAAACGATG TTCACAGCGAAGCAGCTAGAGAAACTGGCCAAAAAGGCAGAAAAGGACTCCAAGGCTGAGCAGGCCAAGGTGAAGAAG GCCCTTCAGCAGAAAAACGTGGAGTGTGCCCGCGTGTATGCTGAAAATGCAATCCGCAAGAAGAATGAAGGTGTAAACTGGCTCCGGATGGCGTCCCGTGTGGATGCAGTAGCATCCAAGGTACAGACAGCTGTGACCATGAAGGGG GTGACCAAGAATATGGCACAGGTGACCAAAGCTCTGGACAAGGCGCTGAGTGCCATGGATCTTCAAAAGGTGTCTGCAGTGATGGACAGGTTTGAGCAGCAGGTGCAGAACCTGGATGTGCACACGTCG GTAATGGAGGATTCTATGAGCTCTGCCACCACGCTGACCACACCTCAGGAGCAGGTCGACAGCCTCATTGTGCAGATTGCTGAGGAAAATGGCCTAGAGGTCTTAGACCAGCTCAGCCAGCTTCCAGAGGGTGCCTCTGCTGTGGGTGAGAGCTCAGTGCGCAGCCAGGAGGATCAGCTGTCTCGAAG GTTGGCTGCCCTGAGGAATTAG
- the Dpep1 gene encoding dipeptidase 1 codes for MAMSIIWWFWSLLAICASDTFREKAEEIMKTTPVIDGHNDLPWQLLKLFNNRLNISKADLNTLTETHTNIPKLKAGFVGGQFWSAYLPCDTQNKDAVKRILEQMDVIHRMCQRYPETFSCVTSSSGIQQAFREGKVASLIGVEGGHLIDSSLGVLRALYHLGMRYLTLTHNCNTPWADNWMVDKGDDKAESEGLSVFGKKVLKEMNRLGVMIDLSHVSVATMKDALKYSEAPVIFSHSSAYSLCDHRRNVPDDVLQLVKSKRSLVMVNFYSYFVSCSKDATLSQVADHLDYIKKVAGAEAVGLGGDYDGVTELPAGLEDVSKYPDLIAELLRRNWTETEVRGVLSENLLRVFSEVELASNNMQVPEEEPIQLDELGGSCRTDYGYSQAPSIHLQIGALLAFLVPLLFSLNLL; via the exons ATGGCAATGTCAATCATCTGGTGGTTCTGGTCTCTCCTGGCCATCTGTGCATCCGACACATTCcgggagaaggcagaggaaatcATGAAGACCACACCGGTCATCGATGG GCACAACGACTTACCTTGGCAACTCCTGAAGTTGTTCAACAACAGGCTGAACATCTCAAAGGCCGACTTGAACACACTGACCGAAACGCACACCAACATCCCCAAGCTGAAGGCTGGCTTTGTGGGGGGGCAG TTCTGGTCCGCGTACTTGCCTTGTGACACCCAAAACAAAGACGCTGTGAAGAGGATATTGGAACAGATGGATGTCATACACCGCATGTGCCAACGATATCCTGAGACCTTCTCGTGTGTCACCAGCAGCTCAG GTATCCAACAGGCTTTCAGAGAGGGGAAAGTGGCCAGTCTGATTGGCGTAGAAGGTGGTCACTTAATCGACAGCAGCCTGGGCGTCCTGCGGGCACTCTACCATCTGGGTATGCGGTATCTGACCCTCACCCACAACTGCAACACACCCTG GGCCGACAACTGGATGGTCGACAAGGGAGATGACAAGGCTGAGAGCGAGGGACTGTCAGTCTTTGGGAAG aaagTGCTGAAGGAGATGAACCGCCTGGGTGTCATGATTGACTTGTCTCATGTGTCCGTGGCGACAATGAAGGATGCTTTGAAGTATTCTGAGGCCCCAGTCATCTTCAGCCACTCCTCGGCCTACAGCCTGTGTGATCACAGGCGGAATGTACCTGATGATGTGCTCCAGCTGGTG AAGAGCAAAAGGAGTCTGGTGATGGTGAACTTCTATAGTTACTTTGTGTCCTGCTCAAAGGATGCCACCCTGTCCCAAGTGGCTG ACCACCTGGACTACATCAAGAAGGTGGCAGGCGCTGAGGCTGTGGGCCTTGGAGGGGACTATGATGGCGTTACAGA GCTTCCTGCGGGACTGGAGGATGTTTCCAAGTACCCGGATCTGATAGCGGAGCTTCTGAGGAGGAACTGGACAGAGACGGAAGTCAGAGGTGTACTATCTGAAAACCTGCTGCGGGTCTTCTCTGAAGTGGAACTG GCAAGCAATAACATGCAAGTTCCGGAGGAAGAGCCTATCCAACTGGATGAGCTGGGTGGATCCTGCAGGACAGACTATGGCTACTCACAAGCCCCCAGCATCCACCTCCAGATTGGGGCTCTACTGGCCTTCCTGGTTCCCTTGCTCTTCAGTCTGAATCTTCTGTGA